One Acetobacter ghanensis DNA window includes the following coding sequences:
- a CDS encoding alpha/beta hydrolase gives MSDFSVPTSVSRPLSPNLPSRLLLGGIRWQEQRKKKHADRSAARSEAEAARSSDTQDAAHAEAQQHFLRALRKAMDTPSFPQRLSSLPLRRVVSLQVPGAVGPLSARLYIPRGRVRGAVLYLHGGGFVHCGLNSHHGICCRLARASGAAVLLPDYRLAPEHPFPAAVEDCHATLSWLARASARYWGGRVAVAGDSAGGNLAAVLAQDGKAGACPNPALQLLYYPSIYGRNDLPSQQTYAQGYFLSRRSMEWYAAQYIQREEDWAHPRFVPGLADDLSGLAPAVIVTAECDPMRDEGQAYAQMLSKAGVPVQYRCYPGTLHAFLNFYAFMPHGKAALRFGGRALRKAFAACP, from the coding sequence ATGTCAGATTTTTCGGTTCCCACGTCGGTCTCCAGACCGCTTTCGCCCAATCTGCCATCCCGTCTGCTGCTAGGGGGTATTCGATGGCAGGAGCAGCGAAAAAAGAAGCACGCCGACCGGAGTGCCGCGCGCTCAGAGGCCGAAGCCGCTAGGTCGTCCGACACGCAGGATGCTGCACACGCGGAGGCGCAGCAGCATTTTTTGCGTGCTTTGCGCAAGGCGATGGATACGCCGTCTTTTCCCCAACGCCTTTCTTCCCTGCCGTTGCGTCGTGTTGTGTCCTTGCAGGTGCCGGGGGCTGTCGGGCCGTTGTCGGCCCGGCTTTATATTCCGCGTGGGCGGGTGCGCGGAGCTGTTCTGTACCTGCATGGCGGTGGGTTTGTGCATTGTGGGCTGAATTCACACCACGGCATATGCTGCCGTCTGGCACGTGCATCGGGGGCAGCTGTGTTGTTGCCAGATTACAGGTTGGCGCCCGAACATCCTTTTCCCGCTGCGGTGGAGGATTGCCATGCAACCTTGAGCTGGCTTGCCCGCGCATCTGCCCGTTACTGGGGTGGGCGTGTGGCGGTTGCGGGGGATAGTGCAGGGGGTAATCTGGCCGCTGTTCTGGCGCAGGATGGCAAGGCTGGAGCCTGCCCCAACCCGGCTTTGCAATTGCTGTATTACCCCTCCATTTATGGTCGGAATGACCTGCCTTCGCAGCAGACATATGCGCAGGGGTATTTTCTCTCCCGCCGGTCTATGGAGTGGTATGCCGCGCAATACATCCAGCGGGAGGAGGACTGGGCGCACCCCCGGTTTGTGCCCGGTCTGGCGGATGACCTGAGCGGGCTGGCCCCGGCTGTTATTGTTACGGCGGAATGCGACCCCATGCGGGATGAGGGGCAGGCTTACGCGCAGATGCTCAGTAAGGCTGGGGTGCCGGTGCAGTACCGCTGTTACCCCGGCACCCTTCATGCGTTCCTGAACTTTTATGCCTTCATGCCGCATGGCAAGGCGGCGTTACGCTTTGGTGGGCGGGCGTTACGGAAGGCTTTTGCCGCCTGCCCGTAA
- the mraZ gene encoding division/cell wall cluster transcriptional repressor MraZ encodes MSVFLGTHENRFDAKGRVSIPAGFRSVLKSQQKEGDALVILRPSHTLPCIEAWPAVAFARLTEPLDRLDMFSDEHDDLAAAIYADAYPMDPDREGRLILPDFLREHAGLQASGTAAFMGVGRIFQIWEPEAARLRRAEARQKSRRVTIPAAPQTSQRED; translated from the coding sequence GTGAGTGTGTTCCTCGGCACGCATGAAAATCGATTCGACGCAAAAGGACGCGTCTCGATTCCGGCCGGGTTCCGCTCAGTTCTCAAGTCCCAGCAAAAGGAAGGCGACGCGCTGGTGATTCTCCGCCCCTCCCATACGCTGCCTTGCATTGAGGCGTGGCCCGCTGTGGCTTTTGCACGCCTGACCGAGCCACTGGACCGGCTGGACATGTTCTCTGACGAACATGATGACCTGGCCGCCGCCATTTATGCCGATGCCTACCCCATGGACCCCGACCGCGAAGGCCGCCTGATTCTGCCGGACTTCCTGCGCGAGCATGCAGGCCTGCAAGCCAGTGGCACCGCAGCCTTTATGGGTGTGGGCCGCATTTTTCAAATCTGGGAGCCAGAAGCCGCACGCCTGCGCCGGGCCGAAGCACGCCAGAAATCCCGCCGTGTCACCATTCCCGCGGCACCGCAAACCAGCCAGAGGGAAGATTAA
- the rsmH gene encoding 16S rRNA (cytosine(1402)-N(4))-methyltransferase RsmH — MNALSLPSAITPPSSGHVPVMLDEVLHYLTPAKGEAILDCTFGGGSYSCAILNTADCNVWAIDRDPDAIARGQALCATLEKAEGHSRLHMLAGSFGHMAELAEQAHAPLFDGIVMDLGVSSFQIDEAERGFSFRFDGPLDMRMAKQGRSAADIINTAPEAELADIFHFYGEERHARRVARAVVAARTEAPLHTTLQLAEVIRGVVPQDRSGIDSATRSFQGLRIAVNDELGEIERGLEQALTLLNAGGRLVVVSFHSLEDRLVKRAIQRALGKDVSFSRHDPRASLAPAAPSAFVALASKAIRPTDTECRANPRARSARLRAIMKRPSPSASLTKGLSA; from the coding sequence ATGAACGCGCTCTCACTTCCCTCCGCCATTACGCCGCCCAGCAGCGGCCATGTGCCGGTTATGCTGGATGAAGTGCTGCATTACCTGACCCCCGCCAAGGGTGAGGCCATTCTGGACTGCACGTTTGGCGGCGGCAGCTATAGCTGCGCAATTCTGAACACAGCGGACTGTAATGTGTGGGCCATAGACCGTGACCCGGACGCCATTGCCCGCGGGCAGGCCCTGTGCGCAACGTTGGAAAAAGCCGAGGGCCACTCGCGCCTGCATATGCTGGCAGGCAGTTTTGGCCACATGGCCGAACTGGCGGAACAGGCCCATGCCCCCCTCTTTGATGGGATTGTCATGGATCTGGGCGTGTCCTCATTCCAGATTGATGAAGCCGAGCGTGGCTTCTCTTTCCGGTTTGACGGACCGCTGGACATGCGCATGGCCAAGCAGGGACGCAGCGCGGCGGACATCATCAACACAGCACCCGAAGCGGAACTGGCCGATATTTTCCATTTTTATGGAGAAGAACGCCACGCCCGCCGCGTAGCCCGCGCTGTTGTCGCCGCACGAACGGAAGCCCCGCTCCATACCACCTTGCAACTGGCCGAGGTTATTCGGGGCGTGGTGCCGCAGGACCGCTCGGGCATTGATTCCGCAACCCGCAGCTTTCAGGGCCTGCGCATTGCCGTGAATGATGAACTGGGCGAAATCGAACGTGGGCTGGAACAGGCTCTGACCTTGCTGAACGCAGGCGGGCGGCTTGTTGTGGTCTCCTTCCACTCGTTGGAAGATCGGCTGGTCAAACGCGCCATACAGCGCGCCCTTGGTAAGGATGTCAGCTTCTCGCGCCATGACCCGCGCGCATCCCTTGCTCCGGCGGCCCCCTCCGCGTTTGTCGCCCTTGCCAGCAAGGCCATCCGCCCGACCGATACCGAGTGCAGGGCCAACCCGCGCGCACGCAGCGCACGGCTCCGCGCCATAATGAAACGTCCTTCTCCATCCGCTTCTTTGACTAAAGGATTGAGTGCATGA
- the ftsL gene encoding cell division protein FtsL, translated as MIPRPFTCCCAVLAIASGFFLYTKKHQTTLLDQQISSIVQETEHVRGQTAMLRTEWALENQPERLAALVSKHAAYLQSMDPSQFVRMADLVQHLPDVAKEATPVAQSSTPAQVVAQTSKSSVAPVAITAVNTAQHLPPPQPEHERPITVADTTPVVARPLPVHTVRPHPVVVAMEAPTPTTTHVLAPPTPQPATTHEAPATRAALATHRLNVAATDAPRPALRQSVATASTDDADTAAAATRRVALAATASRAEAMAPRRLAQNSDDIAPVRHPLPVAAASWHPVRQHRATTPEGYMEARATSGYTNGSLLSRGSDALPAPVPVTN; from the coding sequence ATGATCCCCCGCCCATTCACATGCTGCTGCGCTGTTCTGGCGATTGCATCGGGGTTCTTCCTTTATACAAAGAAGCACCAGACCACCCTGCTTGACCAGCAGATCTCCAGCATTGTGCAGGAGACCGAGCATGTCCGGGGACAGACAGCCATGCTCCGCACGGAGTGGGCGCTGGAAAACCAGCCCGAACGGCTGGCGGCACTGGTCAGCAAACACGCCGCTTACCTGCAGTCCATGGACCCATCGCAGTTTGTGCGCATGGCGGACTTAGTGCAGCACCTGCCTGATGTTGCCAAGGAAGCCACTCCTGTGGCCCAGTCCAGCACCCCAGCACAGGTTGTTGCACAGACCAGCAAAAGTTCTGTTGCTCCCGTGGCTATAACGGCAGTTAACACAGCTCAGCATCTGCCTCCCCCGCAGCCTGAGCACGAACGCCCCATTACCGTGGCCGATACAACTCCGGTTGTGGCGCGTCCGCTGCCCGTGCACACTGTCCGCCCACACCCCGTGGTTGTGGCGATGGAAGCGCCTACCCCGACGACCACCCATGTTCTGGCGCCCCCCACACCGCAGCCTGCCACAACGCATGAAGCACCAGCGACCCGCGCGGCTCTTGCCACGCACCGCCTGAATGTGGCGGCAACGGATGCCCCGCGCCCCGCCTTGCGGCAGAGCGTTGCCACAGCCAGCACGGATGATGCGGACACCGCCGCAGCAGCAACACGCCGCGTGGCCCTTGCGGCAACAGCCAGCCGGGCCGAGGCCATGGCCCCGCGCCGTCTGGCCCAGAATAGTGATGACATAGCGCCTGTGCGCCACCCTCTTCCTGTGGCAGCGGCAAGCTGGCACCCCGTTCGCCAGCACAGGGCCACAACGCCTGAGGGTTATATGGAAGCCCGCGCGACTTCCGGTTATACGAACGGGTCTCTGCTGAGTCGGGGTAGCGATGCGCTGCCTGCGCCTGTTCCTGTAACCAACTGA
- a CDS encoding peptidoglycan D,D-transpeptidase FtsI family protein, producing the protein MVVPPRHESETTRTIGVTGEDLRARAHREQMHVRLLWVSAGFCLLFSCVAVKLTIATVLRPMAPEQRQIAPQVPKIPKIDPKGSLAGDYALPQVHRASIVDRNGQTLALSLPVAQVYANPQELIDPQEVAHKLKSVLHDLDEQETAQRLARHKQFVYVARNISPQQELAINNLGIPGIYFEPGEQRHYPLGRMAAQIMGAVDIDDNGIAGVERFFNKRLLVDRKPLRLSLDIRVQSAVREELAAAKDTFQAIGACGIVMDVRTGEIIAMVSLPDYDANEFSHASNDERFNRAVTGLYEPGSTFKLQTTAMGLETGTIHIWDSFSSIPLKIGRFTIRDMKNDHFAPWLSLPEVMAYSSNPAAAHIALDVGGKKQAEWLRNMGFFAPVPVELPEAARPLVPRQWGLATTMTVGFGHGVAEPPLAIVRGTAATVNGGILVAPTLLDQENLDTPAANTSPADQFQQGVEDAALSQTLATPTMGTGAPMPEAPIIPQGVRVLSESNSALLRKLLRLDVTQGTGKTAESPGYFVGGKTGTAEKIGPHGGYLKHVNISAFTSIFPMNAPRYAVYVMLDSPQPTPQTHGWTTAGWNAAPTVSRVISRIGPMLQIFPDLEHASQIDAQLAIPMHPAVPRGVRPLGPGNDPGDPRKLEAEHRATKQAAKRAQEAGTRTLAIRKKTAEENMDE; encoded by the coding sequence ATGGTCGTCCCCCCACGCCATGAGTCCGAAACAACACGCACAATTGGTGTAACGGGGGAAGACCTGCGTGCCCGCGCGCACAGGGAGCAGATGCACGTTCGGCTATTATGGGTTTCTGCCGGGTTTTGCCTGCTGTTTTCCTGTGTTGCCGTCAAACTGACCATTGCCACCGTGCTGCGCCCCATGGCGCCCGAGCAACGGCAGATTGCGCCGCAGGTCCCCAAAATTCCAAAAATCGACCCCAAGGGCAGTCTGGCTGGGGACTATGCGCTTCCACAGGTGCACCGTGCCTCCATTGTGGACCGCAATGGGCAGACACTCGCACTCTCCCTGCCGGTGGCGCAGGTTTACGCCAACCCGCAGGAGCTGATCGACCCGCAGGAGGTCGCGCATAAGCTCAAATCCGTCCTGCATGATCTGGACGAGCAGGAAACCGCCCAGCGCCTCGCCCGGCACAAGCAGTTTGTTTATGTTGCGCGTAACATCAGCCCGCAGCAGGAACTGGCCATTAACAACCTTGGCATCCCCGGCATTTATTTTGAGCCGGGGGAACAGCGGCACTACCCGCTTGGCCGCATGGCCGCCCAGATTATGGGTGCCGTGGATATTGACGATAACGGCATTGCCGGGGTTGAGCGTTTTTTCAACAAACGTCTGCTGGTGGACCGCAAGCCCCTCCGCCTGTCGCTCGACATTCGTGTGCAGTCCGCCGTGCGGGAAGAACTGGCTGCGGCCAAGGACACCTTTCAGGCCATTGGTGCGTGCGGCATTGTTATGGACGTCCGCACGGGCGAAATTATCGCCATGGTCAGCCTGCCTGACTATGACGCCAACGAGTTTTCCCACGCATCGAACGATGAGCGCTTCAACCGCGCCGTTACAGGGCTGTACGAACCGGGCTCCACCTTCAAGCTACAAACCACGGCTATGGGGCTGGAGACTGGCACCATCCATATATGGGACAGCTTTTCCTCCATTCCGCTCAAAATCGGTCGCTTTACCATCCGGGATATGAAGAACGACCATTTTGCCCCATGGTTATCCCTGCCAGAAGTCATGGCTTATTCCTCCAACCCGGCAGCGGCCCATATTGCGCTGGATGTTGGCGGAAAAAAACAGGCGGAATGGCTGCGTAACATGGGCTTTTTTGCCCCCGTCCCTGTGGAACTGCCCGAAGCCGCACGCCCGCTGGTTCCCCGCCAGTGGGGCCTTGCCACAACCATGACTGTCGGGTTTGGCCACGGTGTGGCCGAGCCGCCGCTGGCCATTGTGCGCGGCACGGCGGCTACAGTTAACGGCGGTATTCTGGTTGCCCCAACCCTGCTGGATCAGGAAAATCTGGATACGCCAGCCGCCAACACCTCCCCGGCTGACCAGTTCCAGCAAGGTGTGGAGGATGCAGCCCTGAGCCAGACATTGGCCACCCCCACCATGGGTACGGGCGCTCCCATGCCAGAAGCACCCATCATACCCCAAGGTGTGCGCGTTCTGTCCGAAAGTAATTCGGCCCTGCTGCGCAAGCTGCTCCGGCTGGACGTAACGCAGGGCACAGGTAAAACGGCTGAATCTCCAGGGTATTTTGTTGGTGGCAAAACCGGCACGGCAGAAAAAATTGGCCCGCATGGCGGGTACCTCAAGCACGTTAACATTTCCGCCTTCACCAGTATTTTCCCCATGAACGCACCGCGCTACGCGGTGTACGTCATGCTGGACAGCCCGCAGCCCACTCCGCAAACACACGGTTGGACCACAGCCGGGTGGAACGCGGCACCCACTGTCTCCCGCGTTATTTCTCGTATTGGTCCCATGTTGCAGATTTTCCCCGATCTGGAACATGCCAGCCAGATTGATGCCCAGCTTGCCATTCCCATGCACCCCGCTGTGCCGCGCGGGGTACGGCCATTGGGACCGGGGAACGACCCCGGAGACCCCCGCAAGCTGGAGGCCGAACACCGTGCGACCAAACAAGCCGCCAAGCGGGCGCAGGAGGCGGGCACACGCACACTGGCCATCCGCAAAAAAACCGCAGAGGAGAACATGGACGAATGA
- a CDS encoding UDP-N-acetylmuramoyl-L-alanyl-D-glutamate--2,6-diaminopimelate ligase, which yields MSTPLSTLLQALNLPAHMGANPQITAITADSRQVGPGIMFAALPGTRSDGRAYIAAAVQQGAAAILAPTGTVWPQDVPACPLITCPNPRHVLALAATVLAGAQPAHLVAVTGTNGKTSTADFIRQIWALQGHRAAGIGTLGLTGAEGTGVTFPPLTTPDPVALANGLAALERAGVHYAALEASSHGLEQGRLDGLHLQAAGFTNLTRDHLDYHGTMDAYRTAKLRLFDTLLPQGAIAAANADMDPATLDALHSIANTRNLRLRLTGTYGTTLRLLACHALPAGQELHVSCNGQTKTILLPLPGRFQADNALLALALAVQDEAALPDALELFPSLTGVRGRMERAAVLPNGASAYVDYAHTPDALARLLASLRPHAHGRLVVVFGAGGDRDKGKRPLMGQAATNGADIAIITDDNPRSENPAQIRAEVRAGAPAAREIGDRRQAIEEALSMLGSEDVLVVAGKGHEQGQIIGDTVLPFDDAAVIRAVTGQS from the coding sequence ATGAGCACACCACTCTCCACTCTGCTTCAAGCACTTAACCTGCCCGCCCATATGGGCGCAAACCCGCAAATAACAGCCATTACGGCCGATAGCAGGCAGGTCGGCCCCGGCATCATGTTTGCAGCCCTGCCCGGCACACGCTCCGATGGCCGTGCGTATATTGCAGCTGCCGTACAACAGGGAGCGGCGGCTATTCTTGCGCCGACTGGCACGGTCTGGCCGCAGGATGTGCCTGCCTGCCCGCTCATAACCTGCCCCAATCCCCGCCATGTTCTGGCCCTTGCGGCAACCGTGCTGGCGGGTGCCCAACCGGCCCATCTGGTTGCTGTAACGGGCACAAACGGCAAAACCAGCACGGCAGACTTCATCCGTCAGATATGGGCTTTGCAGGGCCACCGGGCGGCAGGTATTGGCACGCTGGGGCTGACCGGGGCCGAGGGAACAGGGGTGACTTTCCCGCCCCTCACCACGCCAGACCCGGTTGCGCTTGCCAATGGTCTGGCCGCACTGGAACGCGCGGGGGTGCATTACGCAGCGCTTGAGGCGTCCTCCCATGGGCTGGAACAGGGGCGGCTGGATGGGCTGCACCTTCAGGCTGCCGGATTTACCAACCTGACGCGTGACCATCTGGACTACCACGGCACCATGGATGCCTACCGGACGGCCAAGCTACGCCTGTTCGACACACTTTTACCCCAAGGGGCCATTGCCGCCGCCAATGCGGACATGGACCCCGCCACGCTGGATGCCCTGCACAGCATTGCCAACACACGCAACCTGCGCCTGCGGCTGACAGGCACCTACGGGACCACCCTGCGCCTGCTGGCCTGCCACGCGCTACCCGCTGGGCAGGAACTGCACGTAAGCTGCAACGGTCAGACAAAAACCATCCTACTCCCCCTGCCCGGTCGTTTTCAGGCTGATAATGCGCTGCTGGCGCTGGCTCTGGCCGTGCAGGATGAAGCGGCCTTGCCTGACGCACTAGAGCTTTTCCCCTCCCTGACCGGTGTGCGCGGGCGCATGGAACGGGCAGCGGTCCTGCCCAATGGGGCCAGCGCCTATGTGGACTATGCCCACACGCCCGATGCACTGGCTCGCCTACTGGCATCCCTCCGCCCCCATGCACACGGGCGGCTGGTTGTGGTGTTTGGCGCAGGCGGCGACAGAGACAAAGGCAAACGCCCCCTTATGGGGCAGGCAGCCACAAATGGTGCCGATATTGCCATAATTACGGATGATAACCCCCGCTCGGAAAACCCGGCGCAAATACGGGCCGAAGTGCGCGCAGGCGCACCCGCCGCGCGGGAAATAGGAGACCGCAGACAGGCCATAGAAGAGGCGCTGTCCATGCTTGGATCGGAGGATGTGCTGGTGGTGGCTGGCAAAGGCCATGAACAGGGGCAGATTATAGGCGATACCGTTCTGCCATTTGATGATGCGGCGGTCATTCGCGCTGTAACGGGGCAGTCATGA
- a CDS encoding UDP-N-acetylmuramoyl-tripeptide--D-alanyl-D-alanine ligase → MSNLWTRAELEAATGGRFLDCAGQPTTATPEGAVSGISIDTRTLQPGDLFIALKGDASDGHAHVQAALDKGAAAAMVHRAAGLADPRVLVVADTMQGLQDLAVAARTRFAGKVVAVTGSVGKTTTKEMLRLCLGANGKTHAAEASYNNHWGVPLTLARLPRDAAFCISEIGMNHPGEILPLAHMVRPDVALITTIGSAHLGHMGSLDAIAAEKASLITTLPAGGIAIVPDDAHGASFFAAAAQQASASLWTAGANPNSTAHMSALHAGADGTHFTASIAGVDVPVHIPAPGVHLARNALSALAACAALNTNLPKAAAALEAFAPGKGRGALSRIAGGAVTLLDESYNASSASIRAALDVLHHIPASRRIAVLGDMRELGDFATAEHTALAQPAAVSADLVFCCGPHMKSLFDALPHARQGAWADNAASLAPLVCAALRTGDAVLVKGSLGSRMRDIIAALGTLAAVEPA, encoded by the coding sequence ATGAGCAACTTGTGGACACGCGCTGAACTGGAAGCCGCAACTGGCGGCCGGTTCCTTGACTGCGCTGGCCAGCCTACCACGGCAACGCCAGAAGGTGCGGTCAGCGGAATCTCCATCGACACCCGCACACTTCAGCCCGGTGACCTGTTTATTGCCCTCAAGGGCGATGCGAGCGATGGCCACGCCCATGTTCAGGCAGCACTAGACAAGGGAGCCGCCGCCGCCATGGTGCACAGGGCAGCAGGGCTGGCTGACCCACGTGTTCTGGTTGTGGCAGACACCATGCAGGGCCTACAGGACCTTGCCGTGGCAGCCCGCACCCGGTTTGCGGGCAAAGTTGTGGCCGTAACCGGCAGCGTTGGCAAAACCACCACCAAGGAAATGCTGCGCCTCTGCCTTGGCGCCAACGGCAAGACCCATGCAGCCGAGGCCTCCTACAACAACCACTGGGGCGTGCCTCTTACCCTTGCACGCCTGCCGCGTGATGCAGCGTTCTGCATTAGTGAAATTGGTATGAACCATCCGGGCGAGATTCTGCCGCTTGCCCACATGGTACGGCCGGATGTTGCACTCATTACCACCATAGGTTCCGCCCATCTGGGCCATATGGGGAGTCTGGACGCCATTGCTGCGGAAAAAGCCTCCCTTATCACCACACTACCAGCAGGTGGCATTGCCATTGTGCCGGATGATGCACACGGTGCGTCCTTTTTTGCCGCGGCTGCACAGCAGGCCAGCGCTAGCCTATGGACCGCAGGCGCAAACCCCAACAGCACGGCCCATATGAGTGCTCTGCACGCAGGGGCCGATGGCACACACTTTACGGCCAGCATTGCCGGGGTGGATGTGCCCGTGCATATCCCTGCTCCGGGTGTGCATCTGGCCCGCAATGCCCTCAGCGCACTGGCCGCCTGCGCAGCCCTGAATACCAACCTGCCCAAAGCCGCTGCGGCACTGGAAGCCTTTGCCCCCGGCAAGGGGCGGGGTGCCCTCAGCCGTATTGCCGGCGGGGCCGTAACCCTACTGGACGAAAGCTACAATGCATCATCCGCCTCCATTCGGGCGGCGTTGGATGTACTGCACCATATTCCGGCCAGCCGCCGCATTGCCGTTCTGGGCGATATGCGGGAGCTGGGCGATTTTGCCACGGCTGAACACACGGCCCTTGCCCAACCGGCAGCCGTTTCAGCCGATCTTGTTTTTTGCTGCGGACCCCACATGAAAAGCCTTTTTGATGCCCTGCCCCACGCCAGACAGGGCGCATGGGCAGACAATGCTGCCTCCCTTGCTCCTCTGGTCTGCGCCGCTCTGCGCACGGGGGATGCCGTTCTGGTCAAAGGAAGTCTGGGCAGCCGTATGCGTGACATTATTGCAGCCCTTGGAACCCTTGCCGCCGTGGAGCCCGCCTGA